In Salvia miltiorrhiza cultivar Shanhuang (shh) chromosome 4, IMPLAD_Smil_shh, whole genome shotgun sequence, the DNA window AATTTTTCCTTGTGTTTCTGTTCATAATTATGGATTTACTGTGGGTGGTGTATTTATTTCCTGCTTTCAGCTTCATTTTGAGAAGAAGCTGAAAGAGGGTATAGGGTGAGAGCGAAATTGTATTAGCTTAATAACATGTTTAAGTGACATCTTCAAGCTGCCCATTTACTTATACAAAGTTAcaattgcataaattttaaTGACTTCTAAATTTTGTAGATTGCAAAAGAAAACACAGTTGTAGCTAAAGAGAAATCCATCTTGGATTTAGTTTGGAACATGAAAACTGTGAAAATTGTAAATTGCAATTTTTACCTAATTAAATTTAGGGGTTTcgacaaataaaatcacgaattagttcaaatttgtaattttaacgtcacttttgaagtgtggcaaattaaattgttatcttttcaatttttacaattatGTCCCTccaaattataaagggattgTATCCTGTATTAacaccataattttcaatatttaacaATTTTATAGAATACGATGTCGTTACATGAATATTAATGACGAACTGATTCAAGTAAAATCCAACTCAACAATTCGACGATCGACGATCGGAAAAAATTAGAAGGCTTATGGAAAAgatgatgatttaatttgctacatttcaaaaatcacgttaaaattataaattcgaaATAGTTCGTAATTTTAATTGTCAAAACCCCAATCCACTATCATCCTGACCCGAATTAGAAAATGAGATTCTGAGAAGCTGAAGCACCTCACCTGCATAAATAAATAGGATTAAAAGTCTAAACAAGAAATCAATCCATGGCAACACCAACAGCTGAGATAATTTCATTTCAagcaaatttaaaaattttcttACCATTTTCCCTTTCCTTTTCCGcttttattaattgaaaaatcCAAAAACCGTTGCGTAACGGTGCCTGTCATTCCATTATAAAACCATTGCATTTATTTGGCAGAGTTGCCCTTTAGCTTTATTTGCTTTTGCAGACTCCACGCAACAACATTCGGTTGGGGTGCAGCCCACACCTTTAGCTCGTCTCTCGCCTTCATCTCCTGCAAAATAAATTAGGTGCCCATTTTGTcaattcgttttttttttttttttttttttatgagttaATCTTGATGAAGTAGAGGCTAATTGTTAGTTGTTAtgatttgttttttctttttcttttttgttaatTTCATTGTTTATACAGTTCTTTATGAGTTCTTGGATTAAAGGGCTTATGGGTCGGGAAATGATGGTTTCTTGATTTTCTCTTTTTGAATCGTTTTCAGTTTTTCCGGTTAAAATTTACTAAATTTAGCATGTATCAATCTCGGAGGCAAAAGTTTGTTGTTCGCAACTTTATGTTGTCAGTTTCTTGTCTTTCTTTTTCAAGGGTCATTTgttaaaaatctgaaatttgAATGAGGATTGATTTCGAGCTTTTTTCGTTTCAGGCTTTAAAATGGAAGGTATCGTTGTTAGGAGAGTTATCGCTTCTGATAACAGTTGCCTCTTCAATGCAGTAGGGTAAGCTTTGAGTCCTAATGTGTATGACTTACGTAGAAAAGAACAGCAATGAACTTTTATGTGATGGCAtgatttggtttggttttatgGTGAGCACATGCTTTTATATCACTTTTATGTGATGTGATGGCAtgatttggtttggttttatgGTAAGCACATGCTTTCATATCGAATAACTGAGTTTTGGAATTCGTATTGCAGTTATGTCATGGATCATGACAGAAACAAGGCTTCCGAGCTGAGACAGGTTGCGAATCAGATTACATTATGTcactttttttgtttctttgaaAGGGAAATTTGGATACTGAAAACTGTGACCTGATTTATTCGTTTTGTTCCCCTTTGTATGTTGCGTAGATCCATAGTCGAATGCCCAAGTTTTAGTTGCCTTTGAACAAGTGAGATGGAATTTTAGAGGAAATCAAATTATATCGCGACTTTCACATGGCTGGATACTTTTGGAAAGATCACATTATGAAATTCATGCTCCTAAATCCTCTTTATTACAAGCTTTGTTTTAGAATCACGATCTTTAAATCTTGAGTGTATAATGAACACTATCATCGTTGACTTGTAGACTTTACATTGCATCACGACATATGTATGGAACATTGAGTATGAACAATGATTATTTggtttatttctttctttcttcacgACAATTGTGAATTCGAAATGGTGAAGGTTATAGCAGCGACAGTTGCCAGTGATCCAGAGAAGTATTCCGAAGCATTCCTTGGAAAGACTAATGAAGAGTACTGTGCATGGATTCTGAACCCAGAAAAGTGGGGAGGTTAGTTGGTGCTTTAAGGATTCTTTAGTTGGGTCCCCGTATCACATCTGAATCGCATATTATTGTAGTACTTTGAATTGGAAGTATGTGATGTTTTCTAGTATTATGTATGTTGCCTCTCATATATAGGGTTCCTGTTGTCTTGTATTGTCATCACACACTTTCACAGCCTATGTTGCTGTTAGTTATTGATGGCAGCCTCACTGCGTATGACATGCACCACATTTTCGTTTTAAGTTGAACTGGACTTGTGTGCTATTAGTTGCGAGTcatacaatttgtttttttgttaTGAGATAAATGTGCAGTTAATCCATGATTTCCTTGTCTCCCCACAAGGCAATATAGCCATATAAGTCAAGAACTGATCCCTACAAAATTACTAAAAGGCATTGAATGAGTTTGGGCCATCTTTTAAAACATTGATTCTATGATCATTACAACTAGGAATAATGAATTCTGACAATTCTATGAAGTTGTGGTTGGCCAAAAGATGCCATTTTGTAGTTTAGCTACTTGAATTTTGGATAGGAAAGAGTCATTCAGAAGTATACCTCTGTGAATCTCCCAATGGAGAACTGAGCTTGACTTTGAGAGCCTGACCACTATTGCAGAATTCCCTATAACCTATAAAAAGCAGATGTCTTTCGTTGGTTTTCGTTTTGTTGACGTCATATCATtgtcttataaatatataagtcCTGCATATGGTAAATTTTAATACTTCTAAGAAGCTTTTATGGAATAGCTATATTGGGGTTAGTGGGGTCTCGAGACATAGCTGAGACTGCTTGTTTTATCTCTTTAGTTGTGATATAGCTCCTGACGTAACCTCTCTAGGCCCCCCTTTTGCTCATTTCATGGAGGTTGAAATTGGAATTGTTACGTTTATATTTCACACAGTACGGATTTCTGCCTTTATGCTTATTTATGTATGTATAACAACCTTATCTATTGCTAATCAGGCTGTATTGCTGACTCTTTGTTCCTTAATCAGTCAAGAGTCAGGACACTTCTTCATTTAAATTGTTGCTCGAAGCCTATTGTATGTAGAAAATTTTCTTTCCCCTGTCTGGATATACGttctttatataaaatattgatGTGTGTTTAGACACACACAAATGCCTTGTAGCTTAGTGATAAGATGAGTGACCAGTGATCGGTATTCCTCGCACACTAAAAGAAAGACTTAAAATGTAGTGGAGTTTTGTCATTAAGGTCTGATCTTTTTCTTGGTTTAATAGGTGCTATTGAGCTTGCAATATTGGCTGATTATTATGGACGAGAGATTGCTGCTTATGATATACAAACCACAAGATGTGATTTGTATGGGCAGGTAAGTGCTGGCAGCTCAATGTCTGATCCAGGTTCATTCTTTTGGAATATGGCATGGGTGGGATTCTTGACTATTCATTCCTTTGAATCGTTACAGGAAAAGAAATTTGCAGAAAGAGCAATGCTTATATACGATGGCCTCCATTACGATGCTCTGGCCGTATGCTTTTTATCTCTCTACCCCTTTCCTAAATAAATATGTGCATTTATGATATGCTTTTAGGTCCTTCAAGGTGACTTATTTTGagttatatttgatttttttttggggggggaggAGGGGCTTCGTTGTCTATGTATACGCGTCGTGCTGCTCAGTAGGAGCTTTATCGAATGAGTTATTTGGTCTAAGTTAATGTCTTAACTTAATTTTACACAATAATTAGAAAGCAATTAATGCCAAAAGGCGATACATCTTGCGTTGCTGAGAT includes these proteins:
- the LOC131021770 gene encoding OVARIAN TUMOR DOMAIN-containing deubiquitinating enzyme 2-like, with translation MEGIVVRRVIASDNSCLFNAVGYVMDHDRNKASELRQVIAATVASDPEKYSEAFLGKTNEEYCAWILNPEKWGGAIELAILADYYGREIAAYDIQTTRCDLYGQEKKFAERAMLIYDGLHYDALAMSPSEGAPEEFDQTIFTVQMDRTVGPVERLALNLVRDQQRKRSYTDTANFTLRCGVCQIGVVGQKEAVEHAQVTGHVNFQEFK